One Thermococcus sp. DNA segment encodes these proteins:
- a CDS encoding ArsA family ATPase — MRDYLLPKRGFRVIFVIGKGGVGKTTTSASISIALAERGYKTLVVSLDPAHNLGDVFMEKLRDKPKKLSENLYASELDMEKLIEGYLKHLEKNLKNMYRYLTVINLEKYFEVLSYSPGIEEYATLEAVREILNENSQWDIIVFDTPPTGLTLRVLALPRISLIWTDKLIEIRRKILQRRNAVVKIKGEQTYNIDGREYRLPKEEGEDPVMKELLSYRSDVELVERIITDPEKTSVVAVMNPEMLPLYETERAAESLRKFKIPLNLVVVNKVITLREEIPELRVKMDAQKAVLSEIDRKFKGIEVMKIPMFAEEPRGLEWLRRLGRMVFEGEGTEAA, encoded by the coding sequence ATGCGCGACTATCTGCTCCCGAAGAGGGGCTTCAGGGTTATCTTTGTCATCGGAAAAGGGGGGGTTGGAAAAACGACGACGAGCGCCTCGATATCCATCGCTCTCGCAGAGAGGGGTTACAAAACGCTCGTCGTCTCCCTGGATCCCGCTCACAACCTTGGTGACGTCTTTATGGAAAAACTCAGGGACAAACCGAAGAAGCTGTCTGAAAACCTCTACGCGAGCGAACTCGACATGGAGAAACTTATAGAGGGCTATCTCAAGCACCTTGAAAAGAACCTCAAAAACATGTACCGCTACTTAACCGTCATAAACCTAGAGAAGTACTTTGAGGTCCTCAGCTACTCCCCGGGCATAGAGGAGTACGCCACGCTCGAAGCGGTAAGGGAGATACTCAACGAAAATAGCCAGTGGGACATCATAGTCTTCGACACGCCGCCAACTGGCCTTACTCTCCGCGTTCTGGCCCTGCCGAGGATTTCACTCATCTGGACGGACAAGCTCATCGAGATAAGAAGGAAGATACTCCAGAGAAGGAACGCCGTCGTCAAGATAAAGGGTGAACAGACGTACAACATCGATGGCAGGGAGTACCGGCTACCAAAAGAGGAGGGAGAAGACCCGGTCATGAAGGAGCTCCTCTCATACCGCTCGGACGTGGAGCTAGTAGAGAGAATCATCACAGACCCAGAGAAGACGAGCGTCGTGGCTGTCATGAACCCAGAGATGCTCCCGCTCTACGAGACTGAGAGGGCCGCTGAAAGTCTGCGCAAGTTCAAGATTCCGCTCAACCTCGTAGTCGTGAACAAGGTCATCACCCTGAGGGAGGAGATACCTGAGCTCAGGGTCAAGATGGACGCCCAGAAGGCAGTCCTCAGTGAAATAGATAGGAAGTTTAAGGGTATTGAGGTAATGAAGATACCGATGTTCGCCGAGGAACCGCGCGGGTTGGAATGGCTCAGACGCCTCGGGAGAATGGTCTTTGAAGGGGAGGGCACAGAAGCCGCTTGA
- a CDS encoding alpha/beta hydrolase, protein MKVDFYKLKSGTPDRGWVILVHGLGEHSGRYGRLISMLNDAGFAVYTFDWPGHGRSPGKRGHATIEDTMEIIDSMIAEIGERPFLFGHSLGGLTVIRYAETRPERVRGVIASSPALAKSPETPGFMVTLAKFLGKIAPGMVLSNGLKPELLSRNREAVKRYIEDPLVHDRISAALGRSTFKNMELAHRDAGRIKVPVLLIVGTGDVITPPEGSRRLLEELTVEDKMLREFEGAYHEIFEDPEWGEGFHETIVKWLVEKSYFMDR, encoded by the coding sequence ATGAAGGTGGACTTTTATAAACTGAAGTCGGGAACACCCGACAGGGGCTGGGTCATCCTAGTTCACGGCCTTGGCGAGCACAGTGGAAGGTACGGTAGGCTCATCTCGATGCTCAACGATGCCGGCTTCGCGGTCTACACATTTGACTGGCCAGGTCACGGGAGGAGCCCGGGCAAGAGGGGACACGCAACTATAGAGGATACCATGGAAATAATCGACTCCATGATCGCTGAAATCGGCGAGAGACCTTTCCTGTTTGGCCACAGTCTCGGCGGCTTAACCGTCATAAGATACGCTGAGACGAGACCGGAAAGGGTAAGGGGTGTCATCGCCTCATCACCTGCCCTAGCCAAGAGCCCAGAAACTCCGGGCTTCATGGTGACCCTCGCGAAGTTCCTCGGGAAAATCGCCCCGGGGATGGTTCTCTCCAACGGGTTGAAGCCGGAACTCCTATCGAGGAACAGAGAGGCGGTGAAGCGCTACATTGAAGACCCACTCGTCCACGACAGGATATCCGCAGCTCTGGGAAGGAGCACCTTCAAGAACATGGAGCTGGCACACAGAGACGCAGGAAGGATAAAGGTTCCAGTGCTGCTAATCGTCGGCACCGGTGATGTCATAACACCGCCCGAGGGCTCGAGGAGGCTTCTGGAGGAGCTCACCGTTGAGGACAAAATGCTCAGGGAGTTCGAAGGAGCTTACCACGAGATATTCGAGGACCCCGAATGGGGCGAGGGGTTCCACGAAACAATTGTTAAGTGGCTGGTTGAAAAATCGTACTTTATGGACCGATAA